From a region of the Pseudomonadaceae bacterium SI-3 genome:
- a CDS encoding zinc-dependent peptidase → MWSFRDWRRKRILARLAIEPALWQRILDSLPILDGLTQEETERLRERSLLFLHAKRLTALPGVELQPADRLRLAAQAQLPLLHLADLDWYQGFHEIVIYPGDFHSPQKHRDSAGVVHEWDGQHSGEAWLQGPVILAWPGVKESGSWEGYNLVIHELAHKLDMLNGDANGLPPLHANMHIESWATAMQSAYDRLNRTLDANPDAHTDIDPYAAENPAEFFAVTSEYFFSAPDLLHQSYPEVYAQLQAFYRQDPLTRLRDLQTSHPDYAEPH, encoded by the coding sequence ATGTGGTCATTTCGCGATTGGCGCCGCAAACGCATCCTCGCCCGCCTCGCCATCGAACCTGCCCTCTGGCAGCGCATACTGGACAGCCTGCCGATCCTCGACGGCTTGACCCAGGAGGAAACCGAGCGCCTGCGTGAGCGCAGCCTCCTGTTTCTGCATGCCAAGCGCCTGACCGCCCTGCCCGGCGTCGAACTGCAGCCGGCAGATCGCCTGCGCCTGGCCGCGCAAGCGCAGCTGCCGCTGCTGCATCTGGCCGATCTGGACTGGTACCAAGGCTTCCATGAAATCGTGATATACCCGGGCGACTTTCACAGCCCGCAGAAGCACCGCGACTCGGCCGGCGTGGTGCATGAGTGGGACGGCCAGCACAGCGGTGAGGCCTGGCTGCAGGGCCCTGTCATTCTGGCCTGGCCCGGGGTTAAGGAAAGCGGCAGCTGGGAAGGCTACAACCTGGTGATCCACGAGCTCGCGCATAAGCTCGACATGCTCAACGGCGATGCCAACGGCCTTCCGCCACTGCACGCCAACATGCATATCGAGAGCTGGGCGACGGCGATGCAAAGCGCCTATGACAGGCTCAACCGAACGCTGGACGCCAACCCAGACGCCCATACCGACATTGATCCCTATGCCGCCGAAAATCCGGCCGAGTTCTTCGCCGTCACCAGCGAATACTTCTTCAGCGCGCCGGATCTGCTGCACCAGAGCTATCCCGAGGTGTACGCCCAGCTCCAGGCCTTCTACCGCCAGGACCCACTGACGCGTCTTCGAGACCTGCAAACGAGCCATCCCGACTACGCGGAACCTCACTGA
- a CDS encoding inorganic diphosphatase, whose translation MSYSKVPAGKDLPNDIYVAIEIPANHAPIKYEIDHDTDCLFVDRFMATPMFYPANYGFIPHTLADDGDPLDVLVVTPYPVAPGSVIRCRPVGVLNMTDEAGGDAKLIAVPHDKLSQLYVDVKEYTDLPPLLIEQIKHFFENYKDLEKGKWVKVEGWEGADAARAAIIKAAEAYQK comes from the coding sequence ATGAGCTACAGCAAAGTCCCGGCCGGCAAAGACCTGCCAAACGACATCTACGTCGCCATCGAAATCCCGGCCAACCACGCGCCGATCAAATACGAAATCGATCACGACACCGACTGCCTGTTCGTCGACCGCTTCATGGCCACGCCGATGTTCTACCCGGCCAACTACGGCTTCATCCCTCACACCCTGGCCGACGATGGCGACCCGCTAGACGTACTGGTCGTGACGCCCTACCCAGTTGCCCCAGGCTCCGTCATCCGCTGCCGTCCAGTGGGCGTGCTGAACATGACCGACGAAGCCGGCGGCGACGCCAAGTTGATTGCCGTCCCGCATGACAAGCTGAGCCAGCTGTACGTGGACGTGAAGGAATACACCGACCTGCCGCCGCTGCTGATCGAGCAGATCAAGCACTTCTTCGAGAACTACAAGGATCTCGAGAAGGGCAAGTGGGTCAAGGTCGAAGGCTGGGAAGGCGCCGACGCCGCCCGCGCCGCCATCATCAAAGCTGCCGAGGCTTATCAGAAGTAA